The Methanococcus voltae PS genome segment CGCAGACAAAGCATTTGATAAAGCAAGAGATAAAGCTTTAGACATGGCTGATATGATGAGAAGCATGGGTCCATTCCAACCTCACAGATTACCAGAATCAATGATGGAATATACCTCAGTACCTAAAGTTTTAAAAGCTTTAGAATCAAGATTCGAAGAAATTCCAGAAAACAACTGTAAATTAGACAAAGTTACCGATAGAGGAGACTTAGAATAATTTAATAGGTTAATAAGTTAATAATATTAAAAAATATTATTAATTTTATTATTCTAAGTTTTATATCTAAGACTTAACACTGTCAAAATCTTTTATTTTACTTAAATTTTTAAATTTTTAAATTTTTACTTGCTTATTTTTATTTTTATTTTTAAATTTTTTAAATCATACATTATTGTAATTTCACCATAACCATACTATGATTTTAATCCAATTTCTTTTTTTATCAATTAGATATTAAGATATCTAATAACCTTATAAATATAGTTATGAGTTAAACCTATATATTCAATAATTATATAGAATTACACAGGAGGTGTTAAGATGATACCAGTTACCATATCTGATGATGCTAGAGAATTCATCATGGAAAAACTACCTCAAGCAACTTCAAAGGACTTCATTGTAGTATTTGAAGGATTTGGTTGAGGAGGGCCTAAATTTTCAGTAGATTTAGTAGATAAAATAATGGATACAGATGAATTAATACACGAAGAACCAGAGTTTAAGGTTTACATCGACAAAATGGCAAAACAAGTGCTCGAAAGTGTAAACATTGTATTAAAAAAGTCAGTATTCAGTGGAAAATACCTTGCTATACAAGGAGCAGGTGGATGTTGTTAAGATTTAAGAACCAAAATGGATTAAATCTTATCTAAACATCGATACTATATATCAAATATACAAAATAACAAATTTTTAATTTTATATGATTGTCGCATATTATATAAAATATTTTAATACTTTTTTGAATCACTTAATCAATTTAAAAATAATAAAAATAAAATAGAAATTAATTAATAATAATTTAACTAGTTACTAAATTAACTAGTTACTAAATTAACTAGTATACTTAGTTTGTCATGATAAGAGCGTCTCCTATCACACCTTTTTTACCGTCTTCTTTAACGAAAACAGGGTTTATGTCAATTTCTTGAATTTCATCGTAAGCTTCCATAATTACACCGACTCTTACGATTAATTCCTTAATAAATTCAATATCTCTTTTAGGCTCTCCCCTTACACCTTCGAGGATTTTATATGTTCTAAGTTGTTGTAACATTTCTTCAGCGTAGTTTTTGGTTATTGGATGTACTCCAAAGGTAACATCTTTCATAACTTCTACAAAGATACCACCAAGACCGGTCATGATAACAGGGCCAAATACTTCGTCTCTTTTACCACCGATGATAATTTCTTTACCTTCTACAAATTCTTCAATTAATACACCATCAATAACGCCAGTTTCTCCTTTTTTTGCAAGATATTTTGTACCGTTTTCGATAATTGTATTGTAAGCACCTTCAATGTCTGACGGAGCAATGATAACGCAACCCGCATCTGATTTGTGTAATATCTGAGCTGAAACAACTTTCATTACAACTTTATCCATTGTCGAAGCATATTTTACAGCTTCCTCTGCACTTGTAGCTACATATCTACCAGGTGTAGGAACTCCGTTAATTTTTAAGAATTCTTTTGCATTGTTTTCATTAGGATTTGCAAGTAATTCTCTTAATTCGTCGCCTTTTTCTGTTTTTATTGCGTATATTTCTTCCTGAACTTTTTTAAGGTATTCTCCATCATCAACAACATTTTGGTTTAAGTATTGTTGGTATGTAGCAGATAAAGCTTTAACTGCAAGTTCTGGGCACATGAATGTAGGTATTTCATGTTCTTTTAAGTATTCAGCACCTTCTGAAACTGAGTTACCGCCAACCCAAGCAGCAACAATTGGTATTGTTTCTCCTTTTGCTCTAAGAGTATCTTGGAATTTAACCAATTCTTTTGCAGCTCCAATATCGTCAGTCATTCCTTGGGGGGTTAATATTACAACGATACCATCTACATTGCTATCTTTTGCTAATTCTTCAAATGCGTGTTTGTATCTTTCTGTATCTGCATCTCCAATTAAATCCAATGGGTTTGAAACACCTGATGTATCGGGCAAGTATTTTTTAAGTTCATTAATTGTTTTTTCTTCAAATTCAGCCATATTTAAGCCATATTTACTTACCATGTCTGTAGCAAGAACTCCAAATCCGCCTGCATTTGTGATAATACCTACATTGTTACCTTTCATAACTGGTTGTGTTGAGAATATTTTTAATAAGTCAACCATTTCCTCGAAAGTTTCAACATTGAATACTCTTCCTTTTTTAAATGCAGCTTCGTACATTTGAGCGTTACCTGCAAGACTTCCGGTGTGCGATGATGCAGCTTTAGCTCCTGCATCTGATTTTCCACTTTTTAAAACAATAACTGGTTTTTTGCAAGATAAAGCACGTGCTGAGTCTATGAATTTTTCGTTTTTAAGTCCTTCTACGTATAAAACAACAACGTCTGTATTTTCATCGTCTGCGAGGTAATCTAAAATTTCATCCTCCTGAACGTCTATTTTATTACCCATACTTACGATTTTTGAGTAACCTAAGTTTAAAGGGATTGAAATATCCATTAAAGCGGTCATAATAGCACCACTTTGTGAGATAAATGCGATATTTCCTTTTTGGTCGAAATCTTTACTAAATGAAGCGTTTAAGTCATCGTGCATGTTGATTACACCGAGACAGTTAGGACCAATTGTTCTAATATTGTATTTTTTCAAAATTTCGATGGTTTTTTCTTCGAGACTGTGGTCACCAACTTCTGAAAAACCAGCAGTAATAATAATTGAGCCTTTAACACCCTTTTTTCCACATTCTTCCATTGTTTCAGGAACGAATTTAGCAGGGATTGAAACTAAAACGAGGTCAATGTCACCCGGAACATCTAAAACAGAATCATAGCATTTTAAACCATATACTTCCTCATATTTTTTGTTAATTGGGTATACGTTACCGCCTTTTTCCATAAAGCTTTTTAAGTTTTTCATCAAAGATTGTCCAACTTTTCCTTCTATTTCAGTAGCGCCTATTACTGCAACTGATTTTGGGTTGAAAATTGCTTCAAGTCCATTATTCATAAATCTCACCATATTGGATTAATATTTTTAATTATAATTTAGGTATAATATAAGTATAATTTAACTATAATTTAATTACAATATTTTATATTTTCAATATTTTAATTTGGTTGGTTGTATAATATTTTTCGAGATATTTTATTCATGCGATATTAAATTAAATATTCAATTGTATTAGTGTATAATTTATTATATTGTTATGCCCTCGCGGACTATTTAGTTTTATCCTTGCTAAAAATTTTAGTCATTCAAAAATCCATATTTAAATTTCATTTTACACTTATTTTGTATCTTCAATTTCATTATTATAACGTTATAATTAATTATCGTATTAGATATATGGTATAATATAGCATGAATTACATATGTATTTTTAGATAGTATTACTTAGTATATAAGCTTTATTTATGGCTTTCAAGAGCTAATTATCGTGAAATGACGAATAAAATACGCAATCATATATATAAGGTGGTCAAATGGATTTAAACAATACTAAATTAGATTTAGGTAATAATATAATAAATCAATTGAAAAATTTTCAGCAAAAATTTAAAATAATTCAAAAAGAATACATAACTACCGCCGAAATGAATATATTAGATAATAATTGTGAATATTATGGAATATCTAAACGTATGTTAATGGAAAATGCAGGAATACAGGCATATAATGAAGTAATTAATCATGAAAAACAGGTTGAAAATACAACTTATGCCGAAATATATTTGTTTTGTGGTAAGGGAAATAATGGGGGAGATGGCTTTGTATTGGCTCGGCATTTGTCGAACCCACATAGAGTTAATGTCGTGTTATTAAATGATGAAGATGAAATTAAGACACAAGAAAGTAAAGAAAATTTTGACATAATAAATAATATTTATAAATTTGGAAATATTAATATATACAATCTAAAAAAAGATTTTGAACAATTATTTTTGAATATATCTTATAAATTAGATACAATTGCTAACGAAGATGAGTGTAAAAAGAAGATTTTATTCGTAGATGCTATGTTGGGGACTGGAATATCGGGTAATTTAAGATATCCTTATGATAAATGTATTGAATCTCTAAATTTGTTAAAAAATAATGTTAATTATAATAATTATATTGATATAATTAGTTTAGATACCGAAACTAAAGGTTTAATCTCTGATAAGATAATTACTTTTCATAATTATAAGGATGAGTATAACGAAGATAATTTCAACAATTTAAATTCAAGTGAAAAATCAAATAATAAAAACAAAACTATCTTAAAAGAAATAGGCATTCCAGATTATATTAATTATTTAATAGGAATTGGTGAGTTAAAAAGTCTTTCAAAGACTGAAACGGATTCCCATAAGGGAAATAATGGTAGAACATTAGTAATCGGGGGCTCTAAGGACTATTATGGGGCTCCAATTTTTTCAGCAGTAGCCGCTTCAAAGATTGTGGACGTCGTAACTGTAGCAACCGTTATTCCTGTAGCAATAGCCTTAAAAAATTATCCTGAATTAATGATTAAAGAGTTTAAAGGGGAATATTTTAACAAACATCATGTCGAAGAATTGGCATCTATCTCTAAAAACTATGATTCTATAGTTTTAGGTTGCGGAATTGGCTTAAATCCTAATACAAAAGAATTTTTGGAAAAATATTTAAATAAAATTTTAAGTGAAAAGGAGTCCATGCCTAAATTAATAATAGATGCTGACGCTATAAAATTGATTAATCCATTAGACAGTGATGATTTAAATAAAAATTTAAATGAAAAAAATAAAGAATTATATATAAAATTGTTTACGGACAAAAATATTATATTTACACCACATAAGGGAGAATTTGAATACATAAAACCAATTTTGAAAGAATTATCGGACATATATCAGTCAAATATAGTTTTAAAAGGTAAAATAGATATAGTATTCAATAAAAACAACATAAAATTAAATATGACAGGAAACGCCGGAATGACTATAGGGGGTACTGGGGATATTCTAGCAGGGTTAATCGCAGGTTTTTCCGCTAAAAATGACCCTTACGTATCCGCTTGTGCAGGCGTATTTATAAACGGACTTGCAGGCGATTACTTAAATAAGCAAATTGGATATAATTATAATTCCAGAGATATTTTAAATGTAATGCCTAAAATTTTACATAATTATTTAGATTTTTAACCAGCTCCAATCTGTTAATATTTTAATCATCCAACCTATAATCATTTAATTTTTTCAATTCTATTTTTTATTTTTTTATCGATTATCACACTCGTTTTTACATCTATATATTATATATAGTAAAATCGACAGATAATCATAAATAGGATATAAAATTAAAACTAAAAAATTAATTAAAACTAAAAAATTAAAAACACTGACGTGTAACATATAAGGAATAATTTAAATTTTTAAGATAAAATACTTTATATAATAATTTATATTTATGAAATAATTTTAATTTACAAAAAGAGGGAATTTATGGAAGATTATAATTCATTAGCGGATTTGCACACACACTCTAAATATTCCGGTTTAATGAGATATATGGGATTAAAATTCCCGGATTCGGTTGAAGAACCAGAAAAGATAGTAAGATGTGCAGCTAAACGTGGTTTAAACGTGGTTGCAGTTACGGACCATAATACTATACAAGGTGGATTAAAAGCGACAGAGTTTGCAAAAAAATACAATGTCGACGTGGTTGTAGGTAGCGAAGTAATGACGAATGATGGGGAAATTTTAGGACTATATTTAAATGAAGAAATCCCTAAATTCTTAAGTGCTGAAGAGACAATCGATTTAATACACGAACAAGGTGGTTTAGCGGTATGCCCTCACCCATATAGCCCGATATGTCACGCAGTTGGTGACAAGATATTTGACTTGGATTTAGATGGTGTTGAAGTATACAACGCATACCACAGAGATGGTATTGTTAACAATATTGCATTAGATAAAGTACTTAAGAACTATCATAAAAAATCTTTTGCATTTTTAGGAAATAGTGACGCCCATATTGCAAGAATGGTGGGTAATGGCCATACTAAATTTAATGGAGAGACTGCCGAGGATTTATATACATCTATAAAATCCAGAAAGACATCATTCCATGGAACGCCTACTCCGTTATCCGATATAATATTATGGAGTTATAACATTGTTTACGCTTCCGAAAAAGCTTTATTTAATTCGGCATTCCGTAAAAAAGAAGATAATATATTAAAGTACCAAACTACGCGATTTAAGAAATGTTTAGGTGCATTTTGTGGTATGGCTTATATCGGAACGCCATTACCATTATTAGCAGGGGTAGCTGGTAATATGTATCTTAAAAGAAAAGCAAAGGCTAAGTATAGAGAAACCTATAGAATTTAACTAAAAAAGTAAATAATTAATTATTTTTATTATTTTAATATTATTTATCAATCTTTTTATTTTTTCAATTTATTTATATTGTAATTTAAAGAAAATTCGAACTAGTTATGGACACATCCAATAATGTCACTCATTTTTAATTCTTTTTTAAGTAAATATTCGCTGATTTCATCGTTTATTTTGTTGAATATTTCGTATCCTCGGTAATAAACGCCTGTACCAACTTGAACAGCTGAAGCACCCGCCATCATAAATTCGATTGCGTCAGAACCTGTCGTAATACCTCCAACACCAATTATTGGAATTTCAACAGCCGAATATATATCATATACATTCTTAATTGCAATAGGTTTGACAGCTTTTCCAGACATTCCGCCGTAAATATTTCCCAATATTGGCTTTTTGGATTCTATATCTATAACCATACCTGGACCAAGTGTATTAATAGCGGTAATACCATCAGCGCCCGCATCTTCAACGCTAGTAGCAATTTCTTTAATGTCTGTTACATTAGGTGTTAATTTAGCTATTACTGGCACTTTTGTTACATTTTTAACTGTGGAAACAACTTTATGACTTAAATTACAATCTTGACCAATCGATGACCCATAACCACCACCTGCATGTGGGCAAGATATATTCAATTCAATTAAATCTACATGTTCGGCTATTGTTTCAGCAACTTTTTCAAATTCTTTTTCATTTTTGCCGTATATCGAACCTATAACTTTTACATTTAAGTCTTTCATCTGTTTTCTAATATATTCTATTTCGTCAATATATTCGTCAATTCCAGGGTTAGGTAATCCCATGGCATTTAAGAATCCACCCTCTACTTCAACCATAGTTGGGTTATTATGCCCAGGCTTTTTTTCAATTCCTATGGATTTTGTACATACTGCACCAGCCCCATTTTTAGCAATTCTACGCATAGCAGAACCAGTTTCCCCCATAACACCTGCCGCTAGAAATACCGGGTTTTTGAAATCAATTCCAAATAAATTTAAATTTAAAATATCCTTTTTACCATTGGTATCGTTTATATTATTTTTATTATGCACACTAAATTTAGACAATATTTCACCTAATTAAAAAGTTTTAAACCTACAATTCTTACGATTTTATAACTTATTTAATAAATTTAAATTTTAGTTATTATTTGTATTTATTTATATTGGAATTATTTATTTTTATAATTATTTGATAGGCCACTTCAAATATAATAATTATTTTAATTATACGTATCTGTCCTCATAAAATATCAGTATATTTGAATAGATAATTACTTAAAGAATAATTTTTATAAATTATATTGAAACTAACTTAACTATTTAGTAGATAATCCTATCTCAAAATTAAATATCGGTATTAATTTGTATATATTGCTAAATATTGTTAGAGAGGGGTATTATGGATATGGAAGTGGAATCAAAAATGCGAAATATGGCAAATCATAAAACATGGTTGGATAAACTTGCTATCTTTTTGGTAATAATTGGGGGTTTAAACTGGGGGTTAGTGGGAGCACTAAACATAGACCTCGTACAAATTATTTCACTAGGTAACTCATTAGTAGCAAGAACTATTTATGTTCTAGTTGGTTTATCTGCCCTTTATATGATATATTACGCATATAAAACAAGCCAATAATTTAAGAATAAATTAATATTGAAAATACTTAGAAAGTATTGATAATATTGGAATTATCGAATTATTGGAATAAATATTGTATTTTAGATTTTTACATTTTTTTAACTTTTTTTTAGTTTTTAGCTTATGGTATTTAATTTTAGATTTAATTTTAGATTTAATTTTTAATCTTTAGTTTTATTTGAACCAATTACTTTATCTTTAAACACACACATAAGTGAATTAGCTTCTCTACCGCTTATAAAAGCTCTAGAAATTACTCTTTTAAATATAGTTTTACAAATTGGCTTTTTATGGTCTTGTATCAATGATTTATCTACGAA includes the following:
- a CDS encoding iron-sulfur cluster biosynthesis family protein, which gives rise to MIPVTISDDAREFIMEKLPQATSKDFIVVFEGFGUGGPKFSVDLVDKIMDTDELIHEEPEFKVYIDKMAKQVLESVNIVLKKSVFSGKYLAIQGAGGCC
- a CDS encoding acetate--CoA ligase family protein yields the protein MNNGLEAIFNPKSVAVIGATEIEGKVGQSLMKNLKSFMEKGGNVYPINKKYEEVYGLKCYDSVLDVPGDIDLVLVSIPAKFVPETMEECGKKGVKGSIIITAGFSEVGDHSLEEKTIEILKKYNIRTIGPNCLGVINMHDDLNASFSKDFDQKGNIAFISQSGAIMTALMDISIPLNLGYSKIVSMGNKIDVQEDEILDYLADDENTDVVVLYVEGLKNEKFIDSARALSCKKPVIVLKSGKSDAGAKAASSHTGSLAGNAQMYEAAFKKGRVFNVETFEEMVDLLKIFSTQPVMKGNNVGIITNAGGFGVLATDMVSKYGLNMAEFEEKTINELKKYLPDTSGVSNPLDLIGDADTERYKHAFEELAKDSNVDGIVVILTPQGMTDDIGAAKELVKFQDTLRAKGETIPIVAAWVGGNSVSEGAEYLKEHEIPTFMCPELAVKALSATYQQYLNQNVVDDGEYLKKVQEEIYAIKTEKGDELRELLANPNENNAKEFLKINGVPTPGRYVATSAEEAVKYASTMDKVVMKVVSAQILHKSDAGCVIIAPSDIEGAYNTIIENGTKYLAKKGETGVIDGVLIEEFVEGKEIIIGGKRDEVFGPVIMTGLGGIFVEVMKDVTFGVHPITKNYAEEMLQQLRTYKILEGVRGEPKRDIEFIKELIVRVGVIMEAYDEIQEIDINPVFVKEDGKKGVIGDALIMTN
- a CDS encoding NAD(P)H-hydrate dehydratase; translated protein: MDLNNTKLDLGNNIINQLKNFQQKFKIIQKEYITTAEMNILDNNCEYYGISKRMLMENAGIQAYNEVINHEKQVENTTYAEIYLFCGKGNNGGDGFVLARHLSNPHRVNVVLLNDEDEIKTQESKENFDIINNIYKFGNINIYNLKKDFEQLFLNISYKLDTIANEDECKKKILFVDAMLGTGISGNLRYPYDKCIESLNLLKNNVNYNNYIDIISLDTETKGLISDKIITFHNYKDEYNEDNFNNLNSSEKSNNKNKTILKEIGIPDYINYLIGIGELKSLSKTETDSHKGNNGRTLVIGGSKDYYGAPIFSAVAASKIVDVVTVATVIPVAIALKNYPELMIKEFKGEYFNKHHVEELASISKNYDSIVLGCGIGLNPNTKEFLEKYLNKILSEKESMPKLIIDADAIKLINPLDSDDLNKNLNEKNKELYIKLFTDKNIIFTPHKGEFEYIKPILKELSDIYQSNIVLKGKIDIVFNKNNIKLNMTGNAGMTIGGTGDILAGLIAGFSAKNDPYVSACAGVFINGLAGDYLNKQIGYNYNSRDILNVMPKILHNYLDF
- a CDS encoding PHP domain-containing protein, whose protein sequence is MEDYNSLADLHTHSKYSGLMRYMGLKFPDSVEEPEKIVRCAAKRGLNVVAVTDHNTIQGGLKATEFAKKYNVDVVVGSEVMTNDGEILGLYLNEEIPKFLSAEETIDLIHEQGGLAVCPHPYSPICHAVGDKIFDLDLDGVEVYNAYHRDGIVNNIALDKVLKNYHKKSFAFLGNSDAHIARMVGNGHTKFNGETAEDLYTSIKSRKTSFHGTPTPLSDIILWSYNIVYASEKALFNSAFRKKEDNILKYQTTRFKKCLGAFCGMAYIGTPLPLLAGVAGNMYLKRKAKAKYRETYRI
- a CDS encoding dihydroorotate dehydrogenase — translated: MLNLNLFGIDFKNPVFLAAGVMGETGSAMRRIAKNGAGAVCTKSIGIEKKPGHNNPTMVEVEGGFLNAMGLPNPGIDEYIDEIEYIRKQMKDLNVKVIGSIYGKNEKEFEKVAETIAEHVDLIELNISCPHAGGGYGSSIGQDCNLSHKVVSTVKNVTKVPVIAKLTPNVTDIKEIATSVEDAGADGITAINTLGPGMVIDIESKKPILGNIYGGMSGKAVKPIAIKNVYDIYSAVEIPIIGVGGITTGSDAIEFMMAGASAVQVGTGVYYRGYEIFNKINDEISEYLLKKELKMSDIIGCVHN
- a CDS encoding DUF378 domain-containing protein — encoded protein: MDMEVESKMRNMANHKTWLDKLAIFLVIIGGLNWGLVGALNIDLVQIISLGNSLVARTIYVLVGLSALYMIYYAYKTSQ